In a single window of the uncultured Dysgonomonas sp. genome:
- the miaA gene encoding tRNA (adenosine(37)-N6)-dimethylallyltransferase MiaA: MKQLIVLLGPTGVGKTALSLNLAEYYHSPIISADSRQFFKGLEIGTAAPTTEQLSQVRHFLVGMLGITDYYSASEFERDALDIIAEQHKTHDVLVATGGSMMYIDALCNGIDDVPTIDEELRKELYDLYEKDGLEPIRAQLKALDPDFYNIVDLKNHKRVIHALEVCLMTGKPYSSFRTNTKKPRPFNIVKIGLMREREQLYERINRRVDEMMEQGLLEEAKQYYPQRQLNSLNTVGYKELFKHFDGEWTLDFAINKIKQNSRIYSRKQMTWFKRDKDIHWINLSETTEEEALLQIISIAGNHL; the protein is encoded by the coding sequence ATGAAACAGCTTATAGTCCTGCTTGGCCCTACAGGCGTAGGGAAAACGGCGCTTAGTCTCAACCTTGCAGAGTACTATCATTCACCTATCATTTCAGCGGATTCGCGGCAATTCTTCAAAGGATTGGAAATAGGTACTGCTGCACCAACGACAGAACAATTGTCGCAAGTGCGGCATTTTCTTGTTGGCATGCTCGGTATCACAGACTATTACAGTGCCAGCGAATTTGAACGGGATGCATTGGATATAATAGCTGAGCAGCATAAGACACATGACGTCCTGGTTGCCACAGGTGGCTCCATGATGTATATAGATGCATTGTGTAACGGCATAGACGATGTGCCCACAATAGACGAGGAACTAAGGAAAGAGTTATATGACCTTTACGAAAAAGACGGATTAGAACCTATCCGTGCACAATTAAAAGCCCTCGATCCTGATTTTTACAACATAGTAGACCTCAAAAATCACAAACGGGTGATCCATGCACTGGAAGTATGCCTGATGACAGGCAAACCATATTCCTCTTTCCGTACCAATACAAAGAAGCCACGACCATTCAATATCGTAAAGATAGGATTGATGCGTGAACGTGAACAGCTTTACGAACGTATCAACCGACGGGTGGATGAGATGATGGAACAAGGCCTGCTCGAAGAAGCGAAACAATACTACCCGCAACGCCAGCTCAACTCCCTGAATACAGTAGGATATAAAGAACTGTTTAAACACTTCGACGGTGAATGGACCCTTGATTTCGCTATTAACAAAATTAAACAAAACAGCCGCATCTATTCCCGTAAACAAATGACATGGTTTAAGCGGGATAAAGATATACACTGGATAAACCTGTCGGAAACAACTGAAGAAGAAGCTTTACTGCAAATAATTTCTATAGCTGGTAATCATCTGTAA
- a CDS encoding succinate dehydrogenase cytochrome b subunit encodes MSWLLKSSIGKKLIMSITGIALILFLLFHASMNVTAVFSEDAYNTICALLGANWYAVAGTAALGALVAIHFIYALILTLQNRKARGGDAYAVNVRPKHVEWASQNMFVLGVIVIGFMVLHFSQFWYKMMFTELMGHHEVALGGEMVSPQDGAAFIKYYFSQTWVVVAYLVWYVALWFHLSHGFWSAVQTIGWNNLVWMNRWKVISQVLATIICLAFAFVTIYFYARHLLCPFC; translated from the coding sequence ATGAGTTGGTTACTTAAATCTTCTATTGGTAAGAAGTTGATAATGAGTATCACTGGTATCGCTCTTATCTTGTTTTTGCTGTTTCACGCTTCGATGAACGTGACGGCTGTATTTTCGGAGGATGCCTACAATACCATCTGTGCTTTGTTAGGAGCTAATTGGTATGCTGTAGCGGGAACTGCTGCTTTGGGTGCGCTTGTTGCCATCCACTTCATCTACGCTCTTATTCTGACTTTACAAAACCGTAAGGCCCGCGGAGGTGATGCTTATGCAGTAAACGTACGTCCTAAACATGTGGAGTGGGCATCACAAAACATGTTTGTCCTGGGTGTAATTGTCATTGGTTTCATGGTGCTTCACTTTAGCCAGTTCTGGTATAAGATGATGTTTACCGAACTGATGGGACATCACGAAGTGGCACTTGGTGGCGAAATGGTTTCTCCTCAGGATGGAGCCGCTTTTATCAAGTATTATTTCAGCCAGACTTGGGTTGTGGTCGCATATCTTGTTTGGTATGTTGCATTGTGGTTCCACTTATCTCACGGATTTTGGAGTGCAGTTCAAACTATCGGTTGGAACAATCTGGTTTGGATGAATCGCTGGAAAGTGATCAGTCAGGTACTTGCCACTATTATTTGTCTGGCATTTGCTTTTGTAACCATCTACTTTTATGCAAGACATTTACTTTGTCCGTTTTGTTAA
- a CDS encoding type IX secretion system membrane protein PorP/SprF has product MRFKYIILSVLFLVFGFSTVYGQWDAQISQYWRMKNFYNPAFIGETGNIESSMLHRRQWVGMTNAPVTSVVSLNMPVNFLGKEHGIGAIVTNEKAGLFSNTYFLGQYAYKFKFKNNKVLHIGLQGGLLNVNFDAAGIRIPNSDYHTPGDQDPAFPSAAGSKIIDAGLGIAWIAPNYYIGLSATHLWEPKFDLNDNSSAFVGRAYYLMGGYNIKLNNPLIELQPSAFFKSDAVTYQFDITAKIEYNKLFNGGISWRKDEGFVFLLGVKIRNIDAGYSYDLLTSDVSTVSHGSHELFIRYSIPLQKKREVKASKSIRIL; this is encoded by the coding sequence ATGAGGTTTAAATATATCATATTATCCGTTTTGTTTCTTGTCTTTGGTTTCAGTACTGTTTACGGACAGTGGGATGCCCAGATAAGCCAGTACTGGCGGATGAAAAACTTCTACAATCCTGCCTTTATCGGCGAAACGGGCAATATAGAAAGCTCAATGCTACACCGCCGCCAGTGGGTAGGTATGACCAATGCCCCCGTCACCTCTGTTGTTTCACTGAATATGCCCGTTAATTTCTTAGGGAAAGAGCATGGTATTGGAGCTATAGTTACAAACGAAAAAGCGGGACTGTTTTCTAACACATATTTTCTCGGACAATATGCTTATAAGTTTAAGTTTAAGAACAATAAGGTATTGCATATAGGATTACAAGGCGGTTTGCTCAATGTGAATTTTGATGCTGCCGGTATACGCATCCCTAACAGCGACTACCATACCCCGGGAGATCAGGATCCTGCATTCCCCTCGGCTGCGGGGAGTAAAATCATTGATGCGGGGCTGGGAATAGCATGGATTGCTCCCAACTATTATATAGGATTATCGGCTACCCACCTTTGGGAACCGAAGTTTGACCTGAACGACAACAGTTCGGCTTTCGTAGGCCGTGCTTATTATTTGATGGGGGGATACAATATAAAGCTGAATAATCCGTTGATAGAATTGCAGCCTTCTGCCTTCTTTAAATCTGATGCTGTGACCTATCAGTTTGATATTACGGCAAAAATTGAATATAATAAGCTGTTCAATGGAGGAATATCTTGGAGAAAAGACGAAGGTTTTGTATTTTTGTTGGGCGTAAAAATAAGGAACATAGACGCAGGCTATTCATACGACTTATTGACATCGGATGTGTCGACAGTCAGTCATGGAAGCCATGAGCTGTTTATACGCTACAGCATTCCGTTACAAAAGAAACGGGAAGTAAAAGCAAGCAAGAGTATAAGGATATTATAA
- a CDS encoding putative 2-dehydropantoate 2-reductase: MSLKYAVVGTGATGGYYGGRLANSGQEVHFLLHSDYEYVKKNGLKVDSVHGDFYLKSVHAYNSTSDMPKCDVVLVALKTTNNKLLKELLPPLLHKDTVVILIQNGLGLEADLQKDFPGLNIAGGLAFICSSKIGEGHIGHFDEGHLNIGSYSCANPDILEQVCNDLIQSGVKTQVLELEKARWMKLIWNIPYNGMTVVMNSTTANLMSDPVMTELLYSIMLEVVHGANSVGRGRFSIPESYARDILEMTRHMTPYSPSMKLDFDYRRPLEIEYIYSRPISDAESVGYEMSRVAMLKSQLQFIEAQYLSSSR; this comes from the coding sequence ATGTCACTTAAATACGCAGTAGTAGGCACAGGAGCCACAGGAGGTTATTACGGAGGTAGATTAGCTAATTCGGGACAGGAAGTTCACTTCTTGCTTCATTCCGACTATGAGTATGTGAAAAAAAATGGCTTAAAAGTAGATTCTGTTCATGGGGATTTTTATTTGAAGTCGGTACACGCATATAATTCAACATCGGATATGCCGAAATGCGATGTCGTACTTGTTGCCTTAAAAACAACAAATAATAAGTTACTAAAAGAACTTTTGCCACCTCTGCTACATAAAGATACGGTAGTTATACTTATTCAGAATGGCCTGGGACTGGAAGCCGATTTACAAAAGGATTTTCCGGGACTGAATATTGCCGGAGGTCTTGCTTTTATTTGTTCCAGCAAAATAGGTGAGGGACATATCGGGCACTTCGATGAGGGACACCTCAATATCGGTTCTTATTCGTGTGCTAATCCTGATATTTTAGAGCAGGTATGCAATGATCTCATACAATCCGGAGTAAAGACACAGGTGCTCGAACTGGAGAAAGCCCGCTGGATGAAGTTGATCTGGAATATCCCTTATAATGGAATGACAGTTGTGATGAATAGTACCACCGCTAATTTAATGAGTGATCCGGTTATGACAGAGTTACTTTACAGCATTATGCTCGAAGTTGTACATGGAGCTAATTCTGTTGGCCGGGGCAGGTTTTCTATACCCGAAAGTTATGCAAGGGACATATTGGAGATGACGAGACATATGACACCATACTCTCCCAGTATGAAACTGGATTTTGATTATCGGAGACCTCTGGAGATTGAGTATATATATTCACGTCCTATCTCTGACGCAGAAAGTGTAGGGTATGAAATGTCTCGCGTGGCTATGCTAAAGAGTCAATTGCAGTTTATTGAAGCACAGTATTTATCTAGTAGCAGGTAG
- a CDS encoding fumarate reductase/succinate dehydrogenase flavoprotein subunit — MSNILDPKKDSKIPEGPLAEKWTNYKAHQKLVNPANKRRLDIIVVGTGLAGASAAASLGEMGFNVLNFCIQDSPRRAHSIAAQGGINAAKNYQNDGDSVYRLFYDTIKGGDYRAREANVYRLAEVANSIIDQCVAQGVPFAREYGGLLDNRSFGGAQVSRTFYAKGQTGQQLLLGAYSALSRQVHKGSVKLYTRYEMLDVVLVKDKDGEERARGIIARNLVTGKLERFAAHAVVIATGGYGNTFFLSTNAMGSNGSAAIQAYKKGAYFANPCFAQIHPTCIPVHGEFQSKLTLMSESLRNDGRIWVPKKKEDAEAIRAGKLKPTQLKEEDRDYYLERRYPAFGNLVPRDVASRAAKERCDAGFGVGSTGLAVYLDFSDAINRLGRDVVEAKYGNLFQMYDKIVDENPYETPMMIYPAIHYTMGGIWVDYELMTSIKGLFALGEANFSDHGANRLGASALMQGLADGYFVLPYTIQNYLADQISVPRFSTDLPEFAQTENDIKEKVAKLMNIKGKRSVDSIHKELGLIMWDFVGMGRTKESLEAAIEKLKAVKKEFWSNVRIPGEATSLNTELEKALRLADFIEIGLLMAYDGLNRNESCGGHFREEYQTPEGEAMRDDEHYSYVACWKYEGEEQAPELVKEPLDYEFVVRQQRNYKA; from the coding sequence ATGAGTAATATACTAGATCCAAAAAAAGATTCAAAAATACCTGAAGGACCATTGGCAGAAAAATGGACCAACTATAAGGCGCACCAGAAATTGGTGAATCCTGCTAACAAACGTCGCCTCGACATTATTGTAGTAGGTACAGGTCTTGCAGGAGCATCGGCAGCCGCTTCTCTTGGAGAAATGGGCTTCAATGTTCTTAACTTCTGTATTCAGGATTCTCCTCGCCGTGCACACTCGATTGCAGCACAGGGAGGTATCAATGCTGCAAAGAATTACCAAAATGATGGTGACTCGGTTTACCGTCTTTTCTACGATACTATCAAAGGAGGTGACTACCGTGCCCGCGAAGCAAACGTTTACCGTCTTGCCGAGGTTGCAAACAGTATCATCGACCAGTGTGTGGCTCAGGGAGTTCCTTTTGCCCGCGAATACGGAGGCTTGCTTGACAACCGTTCGTTCGGTGGTGCACAGGTGTCGCGTACATTTTACGCTAAAGGACAGACAGGCCAACAATTGTTACTGGGTGCATATTCTGCATTGAGCCGTCAGGTACACAAAGGTAGCGTGAAACTATATACCCGCTATGAGATGCTCGATGTTGTTCTTGTCAAAGACAAAGACGGAGAAGAGCGTGCACGTGGTATTATTGCCCGTAACCTTGTTACAGGTAAACTTGAGCGTTTCGCAGCACATGCGGTCGTTATTGCTACCGGTGGATATGGTAATACATTCTTCCTTTCTACCAATGCAATGGGCTCGAACGGTTCGGCAGCAATACAGGCTTATAAAAAAGGTGCTTATTTCGCAAACCCTTGTTTCGCTCAGATTCACCCGACATGTATTCCTGTTCACGGTGAATTCCAATCTAAGCTGACTCTGATGTCAGAATCGCTTCGTAACGATGGACGTATCTGGGTTCCTAAAAAGAAAGAAGATGCTGAAGCTATCCGTGCAGGCAAACTGAAACCGACTCAGTTGAAAGAAGAAGACAGGGATTACTATCTGGAAAGACGCTATCCGGCCTTCGGTAATCTTGTACCTCGTGACGTTGCGTCACGTGCAGCTAAAGAGAGATGTGATGCCGGCTTTGGTGTAGGTTCTACAGGCTTGGCTGTTTATCTTGATTTCTCTGATGCTATCAACCGTCTTGGAAGAGACGTGGTTGAAGCCAAATATGGTAACCTGTTCCAGATGTATGACAAAATTGTAGACGAAAATCCATACGAAACACCGATGATGATTTATCCGGCTATCCACTATACAATGGGTGGTATCTGGGTAGACTATGAGTTGATGACTTCTATCAAAGGCTTGTTTGCTCTTGGTGAAGCTAACTTCTCTGATCATGGAGCTAACCGCTTGGGAGCATCTGCTCTGATGCAGGGATTGGCTGACGGATATTTCGTATTACCATATACAATCCAGAATTATCTGGCCGACCAGATTTCTGTTCCTCGCTTCAGCACCGATCTGCCTGAATTTGCTCAGACAGAAAATGATATTAAGGAGAAAGTTGCCAAATTAATGAATATTAAGGGGAAACGTTCTGTTGACTCTATCCATAAGGAATTGGGGCTTATCATGTGGGATTTTGTAGGTATGGGCCGTACAAAGGAATCTTTGGAAGCAGCAATCGAGAAATTGAAAGCTGTGAAAAAGGAATTCTGGTCAAATGTCCGCATCCCAGGTGAAGCTACCAGCCTGAATACTGAGCTTGAAAAAGCATTGCGTTTAGCAGACTTTATCGAGATAGGCTTATTGATGGCATATGATGGATTGAATCGTAATGAGTCTTGTGGAGGCCACTTCCGTGAAGAATATCAGACACCGGAAGGTGAGGCTATGCGTGATGATGAACATTATTCTTATGTTGCCTGCTGGAAATATGAAGGTGAAGAGCAAGCTCCTGAGCTTGTGAAGGAACCTCTCGACTATGAATTTGTAGTTAGACAACAAAGAAATTACAAGGCTTAA
- a CDS encoding SUMF1/EgtB/PvdO family nonheme iron enzyme, producing the protein MKQLFFVTIASLVLLASCGRSTGGSGIGGEVTGEKGSSWAEPSPYGMVLVSRGSIEMGPAENDSLWDIKANPKGVSVDNFWMDETEVTNSKYRQFVYWVRDSIIRERLADPAFGGDETFKITEDRYGEPVKPYLDWKKPIPKRPLEEEERAINSVTTIHPITGKRGLDPTQMNFKYEWFDYTEAAKRRNRLNPQDRILNTDITVDPTQVVMISKDTAYINEEGLPVNETIVRPLSSLFDFVHTKIVNIYPDTTVWVNDFNNAYNEPYMRMYFSHPGYNDYPVVGVSWEQATAFAEWRTMFYRMGQQKNARPIENFRLPTEGEWEFAARNGRSENKYPWDREGTMDEKACFMANFKPGEGNYTKDGNLIPSRVASYIPNRFGIYDMAGNVSEWTSTSYTESGTELMNDMNPQYKYDAAKEDPYAIKKKVVKGGSWKDIGRNIRGDMREGEFQNQPRSYIGFRCVRTQIGFAKSKK; encoded by the coding sequence ATGAAACAACTGTTTTTTGTAACTATAGCTTCACTTGTATTACTGGCTTCCTGCGGAAGGTCGACAGGTGGTTCAGGCATTGGCGGTGAAGTAACGGGCGAAAAAGGCTCATCATGGGCCGAACCGTCACCTTACGGTATGGTACTGGTATCGAGAGGTTCGATAGAAATGGGCCCTGCCGAAAACGATTCCCTGTGGGATATAAAAGCCAATCCGAAAGGTGTATCCGTCGATAACTTCTGGATGGACGAAACCGAGGTGACTAACTCTAAGTATCGCCAGTTTGTATATTGGGTACGGGATTCTATTATTCGAGAACGTTTGGCAGACCCGGCTTTCGGAGGTGATGAAACCTTCAAAATAACTGAAGACCGTTACGGTGAACCTGTAAAACCTTATTTGGACTGGAAAAAGCCAATCCCCAAAAGACCTTTGGAAGAGGAAGAGCGTGCCATCAACAGTGTAACTACCATTCATCCGATCACAGGAAAGAGAGGCTTGGATCCTACCCAAATGAATTTCAAATACGAATGGTTCGACTATACGGAAGCGGCCAAACGCAGAAACAGGCTGAATCCACAAGACCGGATTTTAAATACGGACATAACTGTAGATCCCACCCAAGTGGTAATGATTTCGAAAGATACAGCATATATAAATGAAGAAGGACTTCCGGTGAACGAAACAATCGTCCGCCCTTTGAGTTCGCTCTTCGACTTTGTCCACACCAAGATTGTAAATATATATCCTGATACGACAGTTTGGGTAAATGACTTCAATAATGCGTACAACGAGCCTTATATGAGGATGTACTTCTCTCATCCGGGTTACAACGACTATCCTGTAGTCGGCGTTTCGTGGGAACAGGCTACAGCTTTTGCCGAATGGCGTACAATGTTTTACCGTATGGGACAACAGAAGAATGCCCGGCCGATAGAGAATTTCCGCTTACCTACCGAAGGTGAATGGGAATTTGCCGCACGAAACGGGCGTAGCGAGAATAAATATCCATGGGACAGAGAAGGCACAATGGACGAAAAAGCCTGCTTCATGGCTAACTTCAAACCGGGAGAAGGAAACTATACCAAAGACGGAAACCTGATACCTTCGCGTGTAGCATCTTATATTCCAAACCGCTTTGGGATATACGACATGGCAGGAAACGTATCGGAATGGACATCGACATCTTATACAGAATCAGGCACAGAACTGATGAATGATATGAATCCGCAATACAAATACGATGCAGCAAAGGAAGACCCTTATGCTATAAAGAAAAAAGTTGTAAAAGGCGGTTCGTGGAAAGACATAGGACGCAATATCAGAGGAGATATGAGAGAAGGTGAATTCCAGAACCAACCACGCTCTTACATCGGATTCAGATGTGTAAGAACACAAATAGGCTTTGCAAAATCAAAGAAATGA
- a CDS encoding DUF763 domain-containing protein codes for MKRGHADLPLHYGTVPPWLAQRMSLLGGAIAEAIVIEYGRPALLQRLSDPFWFQSLGCVLGMDWHSSGITTSVMNALKKAINKRSAELGIYVCGGRGKSSRQTPAELIEIANKTGLDGDELVRNSKLSAKVDNTAVQDGYQLYLHSFVVTIDGEWTVIQQGMNGNNRMARRYHWLSSSLESFMEEPHTSVCGKNQGLILNLTDKLAVPTKEGIMELTKETPDKLINEVSIILPNHHDVRSEDVNLKRLGAALILAHETNVSDIESLLLLEGVGPRTLQSLTLVSEVIHGTPSRFSDPARFSFAHGGKDGHPFPVPTQVYDETIEIFDKAIHQAKLGDKDKSEALKNLSKISQDMEKGYTPSNYFDDLVQHERNTSYKYGGKTVFGDARKPKDEGTQLKLWD; via the coding sequence ATGAAACGAGGACACGCCGACTTACCCCTCCACTATGGAACTGTGCCCCCTTGGCTGGCTCAGCGAATGAGCCTTCTGGGCGGAGCCATTGCCGAAGCCATCGTTATCGAATATGGGCGCCCGGCATTGTTGCAGCGTCTTAGCGACCCGTTCTGGTTTCAGTCATTAGGCTGTGTATTGGGTATGGACTGGCACTCGTCGGGAATAACCACCTCTGTGATGAATGCTTTGAAAAAGGCAATAAACAAACGTTCTGCCGAGTTGGGCATCTACGTTTGTGGCGGACGTGGAAAATCGTCACGGCAAACACCTGCCGAACTTATCGAGATAGCTAATAAAACCGGTTTAGACGGAGATGAGCTGGTTAGAAACAGTAAATTATCGGCTAAGGTGGATAACACAGCCGTTCAGGATGGCTACCAACTATATCTGCATTCTTTTGTTGTAACCATCGATGGAGAATGGACTGTTATCCAGCAGGGCATGAATGGGAACAACCGTATGGCACGGCGTTATCACTGGCTTTCGTCGTCACTTGAATCCTTTATGGAAGAGCCTCATACTTCTGTCTGCGGAAAGAATCAGGGTTTAATACTAAACCTGACAGATAAGCTCGCTGTACCAACAAAAGAGGGGATAATGGAACTGACAAAAGAAACTCCGGATAAACTGATAAATGAGGTTTCCATCATTTTGCCGAACCATCATGACGTACGATCCGAAGATGTAAATCTGAAACGTCTGGGAGCCGCGCTCATTCTTGCCCACGAAACCAATGTTTCTGATATAGAATCACTCTTGCTGCTCGAAGGTGTGGGACCACGCACATTACAATCGCTTACTCTGGTCAGCGAAGTGATACATGGCACACCTTCACGGTTTTCCGACCCGGCACGCTTCTCTTTCGCACACGGAGGGAAAGACGGGCATCCGTTCCCGGTTCCGACCCAGGTATATGATGAGACGATCGAAATATTCGACAAAGCTATCCATCAGGCAAAACTGGGAGATAAAGACAAATCGGAGGCGCTCAAAAACCTTTCCAAAATATCGCAGGATATGGAGAAAGGATATACCCCGAGCAATTACTTTGACGACTTGGTACAACACGAGCGGAATACTTCATACAAATATGGAGGTAAAACCGTATTCGGTGATGCAAGAAAACCGAAGGACGAAGGGACGCAGTTGAAACTGTGGGACTGA
- a CDS encoding four helix bundle protein, translating into MGTHKDLIVWQKSISLVKQIYVETKSFPNEELFGLVSQMRRSSVSVPSNIAEGFGRGSKKECTHFVYIALGSASELETQMIISRELEYLSEIVYQTLNALLNEIIKMLSALINSLKQ; encoded by the coding sequence ATGGGAACTCATAAGGATTTGATTGTTTGGCAGAAGAGTATCAGTTTGGTGAAACAGATATATGTTGAAACTAAATCCTTTCCAAATGAAGAGTTATTTGGCTTAGTTTCTCAAATGAGGCGTTCATCTGTTTCTGTACCTTCCAATATAGCAGAAGGATTTGGTAGAGGTTCAAAAAAAGAATGTACACATTTTGTATACATTGCTTTAGGTTCTGCCTCGGAATTGGAAACACAAATGATAATTTCCAGAGAATTAGAATATTTATCAGAAATTGTGTACCAAACGCTGAATGCTTTACTTAACGAAATAATTAAAATGTTGTCAGCTTTAATAAATTCTTTAAAACAATAA
- the gldN gene encoding gliding motility protein GldN, protein MKRIFHITTILLCFFGLTNMIQAQNQQESLRDRLARKQQQEQGAQGQNNGPKVPQLSVRAEMMNENQTQDLANATWIREVYRFLDLTKGKNAALLYPVQPVGQKMNLYTMIFKLMANGSLIGYDWNQGQDLFTDNLIIDFGDVLNRLEIPYQKNGSIYTFDEFSIPSNEALGYYIKEAWYFDQSNSVLGVKTVAICPVLFRQRYFGDDDLDASVSATGSREPQFWIPYEYVRPYAARMPIMTSDLNNVMNKTIDDYFRLRLYEGEIYKTTNMENKFLQEKFTTPEALKHAQDSIETQLKDFDKGLWVINDSIKAAGDMNPKKAKTSKASKPKSSSSSSNATYSARDRR, encoded by the coding sequence ATGAAAAGAATATTCCATATAACAACAATATTGCTCTGCTTCTTCGGCCTGACCAATATGATACAGGCGCAGAACCAGCAGGAATCGCTTCGCGACAGACTGGCTCGAAAACAGCAGCAAGAACAAGGAGCGCAAGGTCAGAACAATGGCCCTAAGGTTCCTCAATTATCCGTTCGTGCCGAAATGATGAACGAAAATCAGACACAGGATCTGGCAAATGCCACATGGATACGCGAAGTATACCGGTTTCTGGACCTGACTAAAGGCAAAAATGCAGCATTACTATATCCGGTACAGCCCGTAGGGCAGAAAATGAACCTGTACACAATGATTTTTAAACTGATGGCTAACGGAAGCCTTATCGGATACGATTGGAATCAGGGACAGGATTTATTTACGGATAACTTGATTATAGATTTCGGCGATGTGCTCAACCGGCTTGAAATACCATATCAGAAAAACGGAAGTATCTATACATTCGACGAGTTTAGTATTCCCAGCAATGAAGCGTTAGGTTATTACATAAAAGAAGCATGGTATTTCGACCAGTCGAATTCAGTACTAGGAGTGAAAACAGTGGCCATATGCCCGGTCTTGTTCCGCCAACGTTATTTTGGTGATGACGACCTCGACGCATCTGTTTCGGCTACAGGTTCCCGCGAACCGCAATTCTGGATACCATACGAATATGTAAGGCCATATGCAGCGCGTATGCCGATTATGACTTCCGACCTGAATAATGTAATGAATAAAACCATCGACGATTATTTCAGGCTCAGACTATACGAAGGAGAGATATATAAGACGACCAATATGGAGAATAAGTTCCTGCAAGAGAAATTTACTACTCCGGAGGCATTGAAACATGCGCAGGACAGTATCGAAACCCAACTGAAAGATTTCGACAAAGGCCTATGGGTTATCAATGACTCTATAAAAGCGGCAGGGGATATGAATCCGAAGAAAGCAAAGACCTCAAAAGCCAGCAAACCAAAATCATCATCTTCTTCATCTAATGCGACTTATTCAGCTCGCGACAGAAGATAA
- a CDS encoding succinate dehydrogenase/fumarate reductase iron-sulfur subunit produces MEKLINITLKVWRQRGPQEKGAFETYPLKGISTESSFLEMLDILNENLINEGKEPVVFDHDCREGICGMCSLYINGHPHGPDEDITTCQLHMRKFKDGETITVEPWRSAGFPVIRDLMVDRTAFDKIMQAGGYVSVNTGGIPDANAIPIPKTDADEAMDAASCIGCGACVAACKNGSAMLFVSAKVSQLALLPQGRVEAARRAKAMVSKMDELGFGNCTNTQACEVQCPKNVSIANIARMNREFLKAKFKD; encoded by the coding sequence ATGGAAAAATTAATCAATATAACATTAAAAGTTTGGCGTCAGAGAGGTCCTCAGGAAAAAGGAGCTTTTGAGACATATCCATTAAAAGGCATTTCTACAGAAAGTTCTTTTCTTGAGATGTTGGATATTTTGAATGAAAACTTAATCAACGAAGGCAAAGAGCCTGTCGTGTTCGATCACGACTGCCGCGAAGGTATCTGTGGTATGTGTAGCCTTTATATAAACGGACATCCTCACGGACCGGACGAAGATATTACAACATGCCAGCTGCATATGCGTAAATTTAAGGATGGTGAAACCATTACAGTTGAGCCTTGGCGTTCGGCAGGTTTCCCTGTTATCCGCGACTTGATGGTAGACCGTACTGCTTTCGATAAAATCATGCAGGCAGGAGGTTATGTTAGTGTAAACACGGGAGGTATACCGGATGCTAATGCAATACCTATTCCTAAGACAGATGCTGACGAAGCTATGGATGCAGCATCATGTATCGGTTGTGGAGCATGTGTTGCTGCATGTAAGAACGGATCGGCTATGTTGTTTGTATCCGCTAAAGTAAGCCAGTTGGCGCTTCTTCCACAGGGACGTGTAGAAGCAGCACGCCGTGCAAAAGCAATGGTTAGCAAAATGGACGAACTTGGCTTCGGTAACTGTACAAATACACAGGCTTGTGAAGTACAATGTCCGAAGAACGTATCTATTGCAAATATTGCCCGCATGAACCGCGAGTTCCTAAAAGCAAAATTCAAAGACTAG